TGATTGGGAGGGGACGGCCGGACGGGACGGCTTACCGGGGCTGGAGATGCGCCAGCTGCCGGAGGCCGGCGAGttgccgccgctgctggcGGTGTCGACGCCGGAGAGCGCGTAGCAGGGGATCTCCACGGTCCAGTCGCAGGGGAGGTCGAGGCCGAGGTCCCTGCACGCGCGCATCTCCTCCATGTCCATCGCCacgcctccccgcgccggggactcgccgccgccgccgccgcccaccaccacggTCACCGCGTCGGCGCCCTGGCCCTGCGACAGCATctgccgccgctgcttccGCATCTGCCACGCCCGGTCCAGCCACACCTCCCGCATCATCCTCTCCCGCCGGTGCCGCATCCGCTTCttgtcgcctccgccgccgccgccgccgcccggccaccgcgccgcctccgtctcGCTCGCGTACTCCTTGGAGTACATCcaccgcgacggcgcgggcgccCCGCGGTCCGGCGTGCCCGGGAGCGACGCCGAGGACGGGGCCTGCGGGTTTCTtgggtcgtcgtcgccgccgccgtacggACGCCACTGgtccccgccggcgacgtacTCCCCGTTGACATCCGATCTCACCTcgtccccatcctcctcctcctcctcttccccctcctcgccgcgcagGCACCCATCATCCTCATCGTCGGCGTCCCCGCCATCAGATCCCTCCAAGGACAAGCGGGACATCCGCTTGCTCATGTCCTCCcactcctcctcttcctcctcctcctcctccacctcctcgacGAAGTcatcgtcctcgtcgtcgtggtcGATGATGTCCCGCAGCCTCGGCAGATGAGCACCGAGCTTCGCAGCCGCCGACGGGGACGCCATTCCGATCGGAGGAGCTGGCCGgagaagacggcggcgagctgagCCGAGGGGAGAGAAGACTCGCTTGGCTAAGTAAAAATGGTTTGGCTGCTTGTTTAGGTTGGAGGGTTAAGCAAGCGAGCGAGAGAGGGATATGCGGTCTATATATTCCAAGTGATGGAATCGATGGTCGTGATGCCCCTGATTGGGTTAGCTAGCTGCAAACTTGTGTCGGAATGGAGGGGCAACTTAGTTTGTGATCAATTCTTCAGCGGTTAACTAAACAAGCATGCTACAAATGATTTAATTAGgcttgtgatttgttggtatTGTCCGATTCCAGTCTGTGTAGTATATATAGAGAAGTGATGCCCACTTTTACACGATACTCTGTACTGTAGTGTTTGATTACTGTTACTATTATCGTAATAGAAAAATCACGATCattaatttagaattttagcatcaatagaaaaaaatattctagtaCTAATATTTAATAGGTGATGTGGTAGTACAAATAGATTCGATctattagattaattagaatatatacatagtttagataaattatattatcagTAGAGAGACACATATCTCACTAATACACAAGTATTAGAATTTCCTGCCTATATCAgctctatcttttcgcttatatttatgcttattctaaatttaaatttttaatcagtatattttagagtttttttattgtagttaattttgtatataaaatgtaTATTCCCCATGATTGGACactaagagtatatatataaaatgtttttgtttacaaattattcCCCATGATTGGACATCCATACGGTATGAAAATTCACGCAAGGGGCATTCAGTTACGGTCATATACTGGTCATGACGATTTGGGAATTCAGTTAAGAGTGAAATAACCTTTCGCAAGTATCTTCGTTCGTGTCGCGCTGTCATGCTAATGTGATTTTAACGGCGCATTGCGGCACAATTGCAATAATTGTGGtctgcgcgcgcgcggctaTTTATTTGGCCGAAACCGTCACAATGTTTGCTACATACGGATCGTACATATATGAATGGAACGTTTTTTTGATGATCTATGGCTTCCTTTTTCTACCATGTGTTACATACCATTACATGGATACATAAATCACTCGTTACTTAACCCCTTGACCAGGGTAAAGTCTGCTTGACTGATTCAGATCAATGTGCTTATGCGATTGCCATCTGTTTCTCAGCCAACTATTTGCTTATGCAGCAGGGAAGAAAACACAGACACGTAAGcaacttcccctctctctctctctgtgttcTGTAAACTCCATTGTCGCTACGCtagttcaaatttcaaaaagaaaaagaaaaggagattaATTAGTGCAAAAGTAATTGAACTGGCTTATCGCGATAAGGATAGCCTGGGCACTGCAGACGTGTCACGCACGGGAGCGCGCCAAGAGGGCGAGGCGTCAATGTCAGAGGCCGGCAGAAGGGTCCCACCCGGACACGTGGCGTCCCCGGCGCTCGCCCAGCTGGTCAATGGGCGGGCCTGAGCCCGGACGCGAGGGATGGGCTCCACCCCGAGCGAGcatggagaggagagagagagagactgaTTGCATGGGTTAAGATTGAGTTAGTTCGTCTAAAAAAAGATTGAGTTAGTTCgtctaaaaaaaaagattgagtTAGTTGGGAGTTTGAACGCGGTCCGCGGTAACGACTTCTTTTTTATCATGATTACCAACGATATACTGAACTGTCTAGTGCACGGCCTACTTCGAACTACTAATATGTTGGTGTATTATAGTAGAATTATAAAACTAGAGGGCTTCACAGGTCCATGTAGCTGCGATGGAGAGTGGATCAAGCAACTGATTTTTTCTTAaccactctttttttttgttttttctaggtttttcAAGGAGGTGCGATCCTCGCTAGGGATAAAAATGGTAGGTAAACATGCATATCATTTTtacattcatattattttttggggATGGAATCGGAAACGGTAAGTTGAGAATGAAAACAGTATCAAAAATATCGATAATGGAATTATTCGATTTAAAACATGTTGGTAGCGACCGGAAGACTCCAAACCGGTAATTCATTTTGCctgcaaattaatttgataataaatttgagAATCCAATGATATTTAAGTGATAGGTATGTCCataaaccacgataaaaagagatacacaaataaaaagtttGCAAGTAGAAAACGAAATATTTAAGTTGTGCATGGCATGTGAGCTTGTAGATTGTGCTCTTGTCAACTTGTGGGACGAGGAACATAGTTGAATAGTTGGTTTTGCGGATGGGCATGCGCCTCGCgaaaaaatagtattttctGTTTACATAAACAGTAATTATCACAATAATACTATTTACCAATAAATCATTCGGTAAATAGAAAAACCATTCCAATACTATTTCGTATTATTTACCAGTTTCATTTGTTGCTTCTATGAAACCATTTTAGTTTCATTTGGTCAATAATTTTCAAAAACGATAGACGATAGATTAGGAATTTTCATGACCGCTTTTACCCGCAATCACGGCAATGTCGGAAATGGGAGAAGGACAACTACGTTAAGTAGTTgagaaattttagatttttacaGGTGGCTCATGCATATAGGAAATAATGAAGGTCGTGGCATTAGGGGCAGAgctagagaaaaattataacgGGGTGTTGAGAAAAgtaaataatacatattttatattcgtATGACCATATGAAAATAAAGTAATAACAAAATActcatgtattttaatagataacatcTAAGATTTTTGGcagatgtttgaccattttatttattcaaactttttttgaaaaacatgcgaaaattaagttataattaaaatgcaTTTACTAATAAATCCAGTCACAACagaataaatgataattattctagtatttttttaatatgacggatggtcaaacgtttgcAAGAAATCAATGGCTTCAACatcatcatttattaaataaaggAGAGGATATCATTTAATCAATAAAAAtgcaaagaaataaaaagcTAGACCATTTTAAGTTAGTGAGCATATTATCAATTTTAAATGAACTAAATGAATTCTTGCGGTCTAATTAGTATACACAGTACgaatatttatagtttatctACTAAATCTACAATTTGAACCACATATGCTTGTTTATCATTatgactaaaaaatataatattaacttttaaaaaaactacagaaaattttgaaagttgCGGGGAGCCATGGCTCCTACAgatctcccctccctccgccaCTTGTGACAACTGCCCTGAGATAGAGACTCTCTCTTCGGTCAACTTATAACCACGCCTATCATTTgccttttgtttatatttataagctaaattttaaattcttaactttaaatttggagttaattttaattttttttattgtagttagTTTTCAGCCTCGACTTTCAGATAActataaacacgtatataaaatttttatttacaaattattttccgtttgtaaatataccactTGGTTTTTTCGttcaaaaagcaaaaatatgacCCTAACATGTTTGGTAAATTGGGGAAGATGATTGAGAGTTTCAAATAAAGAATTAATAGTGAAATTATCAAAGAAATTTGATTCTTAGTTGCACTCTTGTTTTATAGGTGTGGGAAGTAAGACTTTTCATGCATGTTTAAAGTGCTTCACCATGCCAATCTAGCCTAAGAGCACGGCCACCTGCTCATTCATCTAATACTCAATGCACAAAATAGAGgacaaatgctaaaaattatGGTTCAACAGTTCCTCCAAcactttctctatttttagcaTCATCCATATAAGGAGAGatgaactctaaatttatagcttctctctccttgctCTGAATAGAGATGCATGACTAGTTTTCgagtaatatatgtttaaagaaaaatagataGTTGCTATATCATAGTAAAAGATAGTTAGGCGTAATATAGAAGACGTAATATGGATGATTTGGTAGAGtacgtgtgtgtgtatatatatattaaactttttaaataatcattcaAATAGAGATATGgagaattaaatttaaataaactgTTGGTGCTCTAACCCAATAAAAAAGGTTAACCAATTTACATAATGACTCGTCAATCAATTCGGATCACTGGACCATCCTTAtagtatcttttttatttttactagcaTATCAGCGTTATTACTTTCTGAGATGATTAAATTCTAGAGATTATTCGATGATGtatcttaaaatatcatattttctaacaCAATAGGCATCTCTACGCGTACTTACCGAATATGGATGAAATGATTTGATCGCAGTTACTGTTTCAACACGATGGACGCTGATGGCGATGAAGTGCGGCGACTATGCCAaggattaaaaaacaaacttagaTATTAGAGAGTTAGAGAAGGACctaatattaattatcaattaaatagataGAAGTTAGAGTTTGAATCTAGACTGACTGGCCCACCATCACGTGGAGCTGGCGAGAACACCGGTGTGTTTCTTAGACGATGCCAAGGATCGAACGATCGAGCGGGTGCAGTGCAGTGTGCTCGTACGCCGACCGACGCGACATAGGTACCGACCAACTTCCCTTGGCTGCATCTTCTATTCACAGGAACGGCGACACATGGGTCTCTATGCATGTACGTACAGCCAAACActgtttctatatatatactactatatcCTTTGAAACGGCAACactgtttatatatatcttgtatACTAACATTAATGATAATATTATGCACAATATCTCTATACTCTTTGAATTGGTAGTCAAGAATCTTTCAGCTCACTTTGAATAGTGTAGTTACTTCAGAGCTACGTGTTAATTAGAATCATTTTCTTCCGTCCATATTATAaagattataagattttctggttacaaaatatataattcctttgttttatattataagactttctgatctTATCTAGACACGTATGCGTGGTAATAAATGtagatacatatacaaaacatatacattgatatatggattaatctagacaaatccagaaagtcttataatataaaacggaggaagtacatTGATAAATAGGTAAATCCAAaactcttataatatgaaacggagagagtatgtgATTTTATAAACGatatttaatctatattttattgaaaagAGTTGGGAGTTTGTCCTAtcatctttttatatttttcgttttaaGATTTGTTGGGACGGTGTGTCTAACGGGCAGAGGCTGGACATATAATGTATTTGCATTATTAAAAGAGGACAATAATGACATGTATATGAGTCTAATGTAGACATGATTAATTTCTCCTgtataattaaacaaatatatgatcagctatgtatgtatgtgttgTGTGATCCATTATCTTTTGGTTTATCATAATAAGAAAGTTCATTGCAAAGCACGTTCGTGGCATGTTGCAAAACTGTTTCGAGAGAGTCTAAGGTCTGACTCAAAATACACTAATAATGCCGGCCAAAATACACTGGTAGGTATAGTTGCTTTGGGCAGGCTGAATCTCACTTTCAAAGCGATTTTCTCTGTTCAAATTCTGTGGAGGAAAATGTTGCGTGGAAATAAATGATTGGGCCACCGGTGTACCGgagaaaatttcaaactagTTTATAATTGTTCAgcccttttcttttgaattttcGTTTAAACGACCTGACAGGCGTGTTGTGGCCATGGTTCTTCAGAACTAGTGGTGGAAGGTTATACTGGGGCCACATTCTTATTTGGTCGGCAGAAAACAACTTTgctagggggtgtttagattgagaaaatttttgggagaagtgtcacgttaaatgtttgatcagatgttggaaggggttttcagacacgaatgaaaaaacgaatttcacgactagcCTGGAAagcacgagacgaatcttttgagcctaattaatccgtcattaacacatattggttaccgtagcacttatggctaatcatggtgtggaatacctgtactaggggtatctgtagactacatatatacatacagtcgtaggggtatcgaataggaaggagattatgtctgtatggtatcaaccggagtttggttaCGGCTAGATTGCATACCGTCTATACCGGGTCCGAATTTTAatcgaattaggatagatcttagtctcatcaTATTAGCACTCTATCTGTAAGCcatatcccccactatataagggggacaggGCACCCTCATGGGAGGAGGCTAGACAGACGGCATATTAAGAtcggctatcttctagttgatctgctcacaatccaatacaatcaccaagcaggagtagggtattatctcgctagtcgagagcctgaacctgggtaaccctgtgtcttcatcctaaccatcgatctttacgcctcgctagccaccccatatatattgccgacatccaaatcgtcgacagttggcACGCCAGGTAGGGGAAGCTACTCCGAGGTCTCCGACGAGATCAATGGACCCAAACTCGAAGATCACGAAGACAAAGTTTTCCCCGGGGAAATCCTTCAAGTTCGGCGGCATCAACTTCCTTGCCGATCAGGGTGGTGCGCTCTGCTACACGTGTTCAGATTCATCTGGGCCTAAGGAGGATGTGTGCCGCTTTGAACCAAACAACTCTGCGATGTTTCAAGATGAGATCCAATTTAGATCTCACCACACCGAGCTGTAGTTTCCTGAGTCGGCGCATCTGTCGCTTGGGATTGAGGTCAATACAAAGCCGACTGCTCAAGTCGCCGCATCAGACACCTACAGCAGCTCGGGAAGCTTCGTTCCCCCCAGAGAGATCTTCACCATCACTCGGGCAACAACGAACGAAGTTGAGAAGAAGCGGCAAGAGGAGCAAGCAGCCAAGCTAGCTGGAGAATAGCAGCAGGAAGACGAAGCCAGATGCCAACGTGAGAATCAATCTCGCGAACAACTAAGGAGTCAGTCGCGCAAAGTGCAGCGTGATCAACTCCATACTTGGGTTGAGGGGCATGTAGTTTTTAAGACCCCTCAAAAAAACGTCCAAGCGGTGGCGGATCTACTCGGCGACGTCATTCAGCAGCTACCTCAACAAGATCTACCGATGGTTGAAACCATCACCAAGATCAAGGCAATGGTGACTACAGCTGCGATCCAATACTCGTTGCAACGCAACTAGGGAACACCCCCGGTACGGTCGGAGGCTTAGTCGTCTAGGTCACCCCGATCTAGATCGCACGTTTCCAAACGACCATCTGGATCTCGGCCACCGACTGGTAACAGATCGCGTCGAACGTCTCCCGACCCAGAGCAGAGGAAAGACTGACGAAATCCGCCGACTGGATAAACAACACCAAGACCTTGAGGCCAAGAAGAAGCGTATCTACCAGGAAGATAGCTTCAACCTCCGCCGAAAGATAGAACGCCAACGTCAAGCCTGTCAGGAAGGTGGTTGTCGGGACGGCGAACATTGGAGCCATAGTCGGGGGTCTAGGCAtcggtcacccgagagctcAGACACTGACATGGTCGACGGTGTAGCGGCCTTCACCAAAAAATTGAGCCAACTTACTTGACCGACTGGTTTCAGGCCGACTGGCATCAAGAAGTATGACGGCTCCACCGACCCCAAGACTTGGCTAACAGTGTACACCATGGCTATCCGAGCAGCCGACGATGACTCTAAAGCAATGGCCAACTATCTACCAGTCGCTCTGGATGACTCGGCTAGACATTGGTTGTTGGGACTCCCCAAATAGTCTATTGACTCCTGGGCAGAACTCCGCAATCGGTTCATAGCCAACTTTCAGGGTACTTACGATAGGCC
This is a stretch of genomic DNA from Oryza brachyantha chromosome 1, ObraRS2, whole genome shotgun sequence. It encodes these proteins:
- the LOC102710747 gene encoding ribosome quality control complex subunit 2-like yields the protein MASPSAAAKLGAHLPRLRDIIDHDDEDDDFVEEVEEEEEEEEEWEDMSKRMSRLSLEGSDGGDADDEDDGCLRGEEGEEEEEEDGDEVRSDVNGEYVAGGDQWRPYGGGDDDPRNPQAPSSASLPGTPDRGAPAPSRWMYSKEYASETEAARWPGGGGGGGGDKKRMRHRRERMMREVWLDRAWQMRKQRRQMLSQGQGADAVTVVVGGGGGGESPARGGVAMDMEEMRACRDLGLDLPCDWTVEIPCYALSGVDTASSGGNSPASGSWRISSPGDDPKDVKARLKVWAQAVALASASRLGS